One genomic window of Parasteatoda tepidariorum isolate YZ-2023 chromosome 9, CAS_Ptep_4.0, whole genome shotgun sequence includes the following:
- the LOC107437468 gene encoding uncharacterized protein isoform X2, with the protein MNRRISRKMEQSSVELSMSNGIINSQSNWSRCNSFSSSSSDSTLYCSNSSQHSSFSGRKRLRKDESIGKMVKRCRNSSGSSASSNVSCMSDKDINPPAQVSHEINSIETLDDMSPSTFQHEALLSSRLSHPLDMNAVLPFRHNLRRNIRRKACSCDCTATCTTVVVSRQYNEIGEQTVEEKTVISRTKVKTFVDSNNAQTPIRQVQMSKVSFQENVARENECSFQENMAHEKECSFQEDMAHGNECSFQENMAHKNECNRRRRPEIERLYESLHEIKWAKNFSPDNILRQLDVRQAASCSAFGKVSGEKPAKMNKSSTASGQIYTKLPSESPGKSNFKRCNKSYLTRSKIHSLLNFEDKLEEEDSNPPVLEKSIIITADETLDIDFPNYNTFPVLSKEVLTPEKDTNNIVDLSSTCNAIQTEVLNFDVNLHSDVDNHISEIVDCSSTFFDVADTIDPCVEEVGAEVIVSTSCDNDSKNLPLLTAVKEIHSSNAPLECPPVLEQCESSFSSVKDSSTTADTSNVKSDESFKDFFPPVNSHFICDEDYSLSSSLLEDCKRNYSDDNGNLEKILTLDDNFETLEVGVEKSNDIQSFCDIDKVDDDSEADLQLVPADETKNAISKPPVLEQCIPNNVCYVNIKSEICITENIKRKDIDENAKDSSGDRANLLIHRTKNFSTKSEKLCKSVKSSLKSESYIIFLGRRILRKYMKIINSKAKMRWKIPKMCNKQLKSSANSLKASPISSSVCNMENMLTHDGSLAINCAQMPLSVGSPIFSCSSPSRITETHSVNKKCISSSESTATVVNPNCATVIQSFNQKLSFSTSRENITLNQIKNSSKTDKKLCLNNNRQTKKPNNIFKNHYSENYADIPGYSKILLAAKKKEGRAEEKVKVPPRVFTCHFQTINVTRDNDYIQIVLKITRGKSIFLTHETLVELKEAINKAGNDKDCRLLILNGFGQTFCLGLDVRPLVEDHKKEVVGDIANAVKQWI; encoded by the exons atgaacagAAGAATATCCAGAAAAATGGAACAAAGTTCTGTCGAGCTTTCTATGAGTAACGGAATCATCAACAGTCAGTCAAACTGGTCTCGATGTAATTCCTTCTCCTCTTCTTCGAGCGACTCAACCCTGTATTGCTCAAATTCGTCTCAACACTCAAGTTTCTCTGGTCGCAAGCGACTTAGAAAAGACGAGTCTATTGGCAAGATGGTGAAAAGATGTCGCAACTCTTCTGGCTCTTCTGCGTCTAGTAATGTGTCTTGCATGAGTGATAAAGATATAAATCCTCCCGCTCAGGTGTCACACGAAATCAATTCTATTGAAACTTTAGATGATATGTCACCTTCGACTTTTCAACACGAAGCATTACTGAGTAGTAGACTCTCGCATCCTTTGGACATGAATGCTGTGTTGCCCTTCCGGCACAATCTGCGACGCAACATACGCAGAAAAGCATGCAGCTGTGATTGCACTGCCACCTGCACAACTGTTGTGGTTAGTAGACAATATAATGAAATAGGTGAACAAACGGTTGAAGAAAAGACAGTTATATCTCGCACTAAGGTGAAAACTTTCGTTGATAGCAATAATGCTCAAACACCCATCAGGCAAGTCCAAATGTCGAAGGTATCCTTTCAAGAGAACGTGGCTCGTGAAAACGAATGTTCATTTCAAGAGAACATGGCTCACGAAAAGGAATGTTCATTTCAAGAGGACATGGCTCATGGAAACGAATGTTCTTTTCAAGAAAACATGGCTCATAAAAACGAATGCAATAGGAGACGTCGTCCTGAAATTGAAAGATTGTATGAATCtttgcatgaaattaaatgGGCTAAAAACTTTTCTCCGGATAATATCTTGAGACAGCTCGATGTAAGGCAAGCTGCTTCGTGTTCCGCTTTTGGCAAAGTATCTGGGGAAAAGCCTGCCAAGATGAATAAAAGTTCCACAGCCAGTGGCCAAATTTATACAAAACTGCCAAGTGAATCTCCTGGCAAGTCTAATTTTAAAAGGTGCAATAAGTCGTATCTGACGCGATCAAAGATTCATTCCTTGCTGAATTTTGAAGATAAACTGGAAGAGGAAGATTCAAATCCACCAGTGCTCGAAAAGAGTATTATTATAACAGCCGATGAGACGTTAGATATTGATTTTCCTAATTATAATACGTTTCCAGTTCTTTCCAAAGAGGTTTTGACTCCTGAAAAAGATACTAACAATATAGTAGATTTATCCTCTACTTGCAATGCAATACAAACTGAAGTGTTAAATTTCGATGTAAATTTGCATAGCGATGTCGACAACCATATTAGTGAAATTGTCGATTGTTCATCAACGTTTTTTGACGTTGCAGATACTATTGACCCATGTGTTGAAGAAGTGGGTGCCGAAGTAATCGTCTCTACTTCCTGTGATAATGACTCTAAGAATTTGCCTTTGTTGACAGCGGTAAAAGAGATCCACTCCTCAAATGCCCCGCTGGAATGTCCTCCCGTGTTAGAACAGTGCGAATCATCGTTTAGTTCTGTTAAAGACAGTTCAACGACAGCCGACACATCAAACGTCAAAAGTGATGAAtcgtttaaagattttttcccTCCCGTGAATTCCCATTTCATTTGTGACGAAGATTATTCCCTGTCATCATCTTTGCTTGAAGACTGTAAAAGGAACTATTCCGACGATAATGGAAACCTTGAAAAAATCTTAACTCTTGATGACAATTTTGAAACTCTCGAGGTTGGAGTCGAAAAGAGTAATGACATTCAGAGCTTCTGCGATATCGATAAAGTCGACGATGATTCGGAAGCCGATCTACAATTAGTCCCCGCTGATGAAACGAAGAATGCTATCAGCAAGCCTCCTGTTTTAGAACAATGTATACCAAATAATGTGTgctatgtaaatattaaatctgaaatatgcatcactgaaaatattaaaaggaaagatATCGATGAGAATGCAAAGGATTCTTCGGGTGATCGAGCAAACTTACTAATTCATAgaacaaaaaacttttcaacGAAATCTGAAAAATTGTGTAAATCCGTAAAAAGTAGCCTTAAATCTGAATCATACATCATCTTTTTGGGAAGACGTATTTTAAGAAAGTACATGAAAATAATCAACTCAAAAGCTAAAATGCGATGGAAAATTCCTAAAATGTGCAATAAGCAGTTAAAGAGTTCTGCCAATAGCCTTAAAGCCTCACCCATTTCTAGTAGTGTCTGCAATATGGAAAATATGTTAACGCACGACGGTTCATTGGCCATCAACTGTGCACAAATGCCTCTCTCCGTAGGGTCGCctattttttcttgttcatccCCTTCACGAATAACTGAAACTCACTCTGTGAATAAAAAGTGCATATCATCTAGTGAATCTACAGCCACTGTTGTAAACCCAAACTGCGCAACTGTGATACAAAGTTTCAATCAAAAACTTTCCTTTTCGACATCAAGAGAAAATATAACCCTAAACCAAATAAAGAATTCATCTAAAACGGATAAAAAACTgtgcttaaataataatagacaAACAAAGAAGCCCAACAACATcttcaaaaatcattattcagaaaattatgcTGATATTCCTGGTTATTCAAAAATCCTGTTGGCAGCTAAGA aaaaggaaGGACGTGCTGAGGAAAAAGTAAAAGTTCCTCCCCGAGTGTTCACCTGTCATTTTCAAACCATAAATGTTACCCGTGATAATGATTACATCCagattgttttgaaaatcaCCAGAGGGAAATCTATATTCCTCACTCATGag